A region from the Sander vitreus isolate 19-12246 chromosome 1, sanVit1, whole genome shotgun sequence genome encodes:
- the uqcrfs1 gene encoding cytochrome b-c1 complex subunit Rieske, mitochondrial, translating into MMSLAARSGAFSPYLQATAVAVAGPLKALVPGVVVKGEKILLTPKKQFLCRESLSGQSPKTGPAVTVSINGCAAVRYAHTDVRVPDFSDYRRPEVLDPSKSSQDSSEGRRTFSYLVTGATTVVGVYAAKTVVSQFVSSMSASADVLALSKIEIKLTDIPEGKNMTFKWRGKPLFVRHRTEKEIATEAGVNLAELRDPQHDKERVQNPSWVIVLGVCTHLGCVPIANAGDFGGYYCPCHGSHYDASGRIRKGPAPLNLEVPYYEFPDDNTVVVG; encoded by the exons ATGATGTCTCTCGCTGCCCGGTCAGGGGCTTTTTCTCCTTACCTGCAGGCTACAGCTGTTGCTGTCGCTGGTCCCCTGAAAGCACTGGTACCTGGGGTTGTTGTAAAAGGAGAGAAGATTTTGTTGACCCCGAAAAAACAGTTCCTGTGCCGCGAATCGCTCAGCGGTCAAAGCCCAAAGACGGGGCCTGCTGTGACAGTTAGCATCAATG gctGTGCAGCGGTGCGTTATGCCCACACAGACGTGCGGGTGCCGGACTTCTCTGACTACAGGCGCCCCGAGGTGCTGGACCCCAGCAAGTCGTCCCAGGACAGCAGCGAGGGGAGGAGGACCTTCTCCTACCTGGTGACGGGCGCCACCACCGTGGTGGGTGTCTACGCCGCCAAGACGGTGGTCTCTCAGTTTGTGTCTTCCATGAGCGCGTCGGCGGACGTCCTGGCCCTGTCCAAGATCGAGATCAAGCTGACCGACATCCCCGAAGGCAAGAACATGACCTTCAAGTGGAGAGGCAAGCCGCTGTTCGTGCGCCACCGCACAGAGAAGGAGATCGCCACGGAAGCAGGCGTCAACCTGGCGGAGCTGCGGGACCCGCAGCACGACAAGGAGCGCGTGCAGAACCCCAGCTGGGTCATTGTGCTGGGCGTGTGCACACATCTGGGCTGTGTGCCCATCGCCAACGCCGGCGACTTTGGAGGCTACTACTGCCCGTGCCACGGCTCGCACTACGACGCCTCGGGCCGCATCAGGAAAGGCCCCGCTCCCCTCAACCTGGAGGTTCCCTACTACGAGTTTCCAGATGACAACACGGTGGTTGTTGGATAG